A DNA window from Moorella thermoacetica contains the following coding sequences:
- the rpe gene encoding ribulose-phosphate 3-epimerase gives MPIIAPSLLAADFANLQGEVEAVARGGADWLHLDIMDGHFVPNLTIGPAVVAALRPHSQLVFDVHLMLSRPEDFILPFARAGADYISVHAEACTHLHRVLQQIREAGCRPAVALNPATPLSVLDHVLGEVEMILLMTVNPGFGGQEFIPAMLPKIASLAAKLRENRLDILLEVDGGINPETAAAACQAGAGVLVAGSAVFGCPDRGAAIRELRQAGKLNRVQI, from the coding sequence ATGCCTATAATTGCACCTTCACTGCTGGCTGCCGATTTTGCCAACCTCCAGGGTGAAGTAGAGGCCGTCGCCAGGGGAGGGGCCGACTGGCTGCACCTGGATATCATGGACGGCCATTTTGTCCCCAACCTGACTATTGGCCCGGCTGTGGTAGCCGCCCTGAGGCCCCATAGCCAGCTGGTCTTTGATGTTCACTTGATGCTCTCCCGGCCGGAGGATTTTATCCTTCCCTTTGCCCGCGCGGGGGCCGACTATATCAGCGTCCATGCTGAAGCCTGCACCCACCTGCACCGGGTCCTGCAGCAGATCCGGGAAGCCGGTTGCCGGCCGGCAGTTGCTTTGAATCCCGCCACCCCCCTTAGCGTCCTCGATCATGTTCTGGGGGAAGTGGAGATGATCCTTTTAATGACGGTGAACCCGGGATTTGGTGGCCAGGAGTTTATCCCGGCCATGCTTCCCAAAATAGCCTCCCTGGCAGCCAAATTGCGCGAAAACAGGCTCGATATCCTTCTGGAGGTGGACGGCGGCATCAACCCGGAGACGGCAGCTGCCGCCTGCCAGGCCGGGGCCGGGGTTCTGGTCGCCGGTTCGGCTGTATTTGGCTGCCCCGACCGGGGAGCTGCCATCAGGGAACTACGCCAGGCGGGGAAGCTAAATAGGGTGCAAATATGA